The Humulus lupulus chromosome 7, drHumLupu1.1, whole genome shotgun sequence region aaaaaaaaacaaaaaaagaccCCAGAAATGTGCGTGGATTTGGTGTTGGTGTTGGTTCTTATGATGCTGCAGTGTTGATTGTTGGTCCATAACCTTCAGTGAAAAAGCATCTAAAGTCCTTTGCTTTATCTCTCTTTTCCGTTCGTTTTCAtcatttaaaaaatgaaaagaaaaaaaaaagcttaggTGCTGGAAGTGAGGGAGAGAGCCTtagaaaattaaagacaatatttttaaacaaataataattttaaaataattcatCTATTAACTAATGCTTTCAGTCTAATAAATGGAATAGACGAGGCTGCAATTGAAATGAAAGCTGCAACGAACAAATTTATATCCTTTTCCCTAGAAAATGGTCAAACTTAAAATCCTACGTGAATGTTTTAATTTAACCTACAAAAAGTGGAGATTTGCTTACGATACTCGTTTAATAAATTGTCCCATCATCATCACCACTAAAGTTAGTACGTGCTATATTATGTTGACTTTATTATAGGTCAAACTATTGTTTTTGATTCTTGGAAAGGTGAAGCTAAAACAATAAATTAGATTTTTCAGattctatattttattttatttatttattctattaCATAGCGTACTTAATGAATGATACAATTTAGCATTTTTCCAAAGAAAGGATGTACTATAATTACTCGCCAGATAAAAAATCACGAGAGAAATCGTCCAAAGGGCTACAAGCACTTGCTGAAGCAGGTTCTTTGTACCATTCATTTGCTTCTCGAGTCAGGAAGTTGGCCTCTGCATATAAGAAAAccacttatttcaaaatatatatatatttttttttaaatgaaaggaaaTTACTGTAAACAGTAAACACTGCAATTGTCAATCTCAAAATTTTGCGGGAAATCAGTAGCTAGAGAAATTAAGTAAAATAGTTGGACTCCATTTCTGTCATAGTTGTATCTCTCCAATTGTTCCCTTATTCTTGCTTTGTTGAGTGTTGTCCCAGTAGATCCTCAATGGTCCTTTTCAGTGGCTGACTCCAACAAAAGCCTCTAGATCTCAAATGTGGACTGCATTTGAGTTGGTACTTTAATTGTTTTCCTCTTATTCTCAGTGGCTTCACTATGGATATATATTATCTAATACATATTTTTATCAGTCATCCTAATTCTTGCCTTTGCAGGTAACATGGGACTGAAGGGTATTCTAAAATCATAAAAGATTGTAGCATATTCAACAGTTATAAACACAGTCTGGCCCTGCAAATCACACATGATGAACAAACTCCGACAACCATCAGTataactttattcattttcaATTCTGGTTGTATAAACCTGAAACAAAGATCTCTTAACTTGGTGTTTCCAACTAAAAAGGGAATCAACTACTAGAGAAATATTCCCTCCTTGATATCTTGATAAGTCATCGAAATTACTGCTAAAGAGCTCTTTAATAACAACTTCATTTTCATTTTCAAGAATGTCAGACAAAATAATATGGTTAGCACTTTCAACCATGATCTGCTTAGCACAAACAACCTTATGAGATGTTAGGTCGCTAAAATTATGTTAAGACCTGAAAAAATAAGCAAGAACAAACCAAGAACGAAGCACAACACTAGAAAAACAGTAAGTGATTGAGGCACAAAAGTTCTGGAATTTCTATTAGGAAAAATAGGCACACACTTACACAAACACTGGTGGTATTCGAGAGACCACCCACTCTCCACACACTGAAAACTCACACTAGATATCCCTTACACACCAAGCCCATACCCATTTATACAATAAACAACAGCCTATTCCCATTCCAAAACTGACAACAACAACACGCAACTTAAATAATAGCAATCAATAACCATGACAGCAAACCATTCTAATTCCATAACCACCAGAATATGAACTGATACATCTATTTCTTACGTACGTGATGTGAGTTGGAGGCCTAACAAATTACTGCACAAAGCCTCAGTTTAACCATTAACTTCCGGTTAGTGTCATGGGTTCCAAGGTAGTTTTTAAAAGTTCACCAGATAGACAACCATGACATACAAATTCAAGGCTTAATTGGTATCAAATACAAGTGTttaagtatatataaatatatgtatatccACATTGATTTGTTCCACTACTACTGGAAAAAACATAAAAAGTTTAGAAGACTAACCTGACAAAAACACATCCTTGTAGTCCTCATCATCATATATAAACTGTGGTGGATCTGGGGAACCAACCCCAACAATGGTGCTTCCACTGCAGCATGCACAATGAGAAAATGTAAAATTCTTGTGACAGATAATGCGATGAAATTACATAACAAATTCATGATTCTTAAAATTCATTTGATGCAAGCATCTTCCAGTAGATTAATTATGAACCCTAATACACAAAGACTTGCCATCAACATCATcagctgatttttttttcttgtttctaTAATTACATGGTTACTAAATACCTAGCAAGATTTGCTTATTATTGGCACTCGATATAAAAGAAATGAAGCTCAGTCAGTATAAAAGCCTAGGGTGTCACTGTCAATAATGGTGTCAAAGAAAACTTAGGTAATTATTATGTGGTGCAAGCTACAGCTTAAAGCATACTGAGGGCTGGCTAGGAGAAAACTGTTAGCAGTGTAGTAACTAGTGTAACTATCTTCAGTGTCAGGATGATGGTGTTGGACTACTTAAGGGTTCACATTTATCTGTTAATATCTAATATATCTGGGCTCAAAATTTCCACATTGAGCATATGAACTCACGAGCAACGTAAAGCCACCAGAACAGGAAATCCAGTAGTTATACCTCCCAGACATAAAAACAGCATCATATTGTCCACGACTAGCTGCAATTATGCGCTGTTTCAATCTTTTAAGAGATGGAAGAACTTCAAAGGCAGGAGGTTCTGCAAATAAATACAACAGCagacatgaaaaaaaaaaacaaggaatGCTTATAAGATGGCACATCGAAGTTGGAAACTTGTCAATACTCATTAAAACCAATACCGTTTTGGAAAATCAATATTGGCATATGCACCCAGTACAAACTcaagttagaaaaaaaaaaatctgagcAGTAAAACTAAAATATTTTCTTGACCTCCAATGTGTGTTGAAGTATTTAAAACTCAAGTTTTGACGATCAGGCCACATAAAACGACCAGTCATGACCGTCAAATATTCCAACTAGCAAAGCCTGTAATAGGTTCAATGCAGTGCAGTATAACAAATGAAAAGGGAGAAAACAAGTAGGTTTGTTCAAGTTTCTGCAATATGTACTTACCTAAATCATTTATGCAAACATCTTGACTTATTCCATCACTTGAGATCTTGTTGAGCAATTGTAAAGGGTCGCTCTTGCTAGTTTTATCCAACTTAAGACACTACAATATACATAAAGTTGGCATTAATGTaataaaagaaaatgattaaATATTCACCATCTTAAAAAAGCACTACCTTATAAACTTCAGCTGTTGAACATGCCTCTGGGGGCTTTATGAGAACCATCGGAATGTTTAATGGTACAGGTGGTAGAATATCCTGAACAACCTGAACAGCCAGAGAAAATTTTATAGCAGGAATCATCACAGTTCATAAACTCAGAGATACAGTTGTTCCCTTCCACATAATAATATGCACACACAAATATATGCATATTCTTTTCTTTAGATTAGCCAAGCATAGACATAATATGGGTATATAGATATAAAAACATAATGTCAGTAACTAGATGGTGAATGAGGGAAAACATAAATTCCTAGCCTTTTATAATACTCAGTAACTGGATACTGTTTCCCCTCATTTTGACTGTTTCTGAATTTATGTCAATGCAACTTTATTCAAAgatgagaaaaaagagaagagagaaaaatccAATTGGGCTTTCCATTTAATAAAAGCAACAGTAGCCAAAtcatggaattttttttaaactggGCAGCTTGCTTAACCCCACAATATTTTGAGCATGAAACTATAGCAATTGTACCCATGAGGGACTCAAATTATGACCTTTGCCAATCACAGAAACTAATGAAAACACAGCTGCAGAAAAAGGATTACTATATTTACGAATGAATATTCATTCGTAAAAGAATTATAATATCTTTGTTTGAGCTACATATAGTAAGATAAAGACCTACCTCACCTCGACCTGTACAATAGGCTGCCCCTTGGGAGAAAAAGAAGGGAATATCTGAACCAATCTCACTTGACCATTTTTGCAGTTCCTTTTCAGTAACAAGACAACCGTTGAACTGATTTGCTGCCCATAGTGCTGTTGCAGCATTACTACTCCCACCACCAAGCCCTGCTCCAGTGGGCACTTTCTTGTCAAGATGAATCTGCCATTTTAAATGAAGCAAGGTATCATCAGTCAATGGCAGCTTCTTCAAAAACAAAATAGAAGATAAAACTGTCTTAGGGGTCACTTCTTACCCAAAAGTATTTGTTTGTACCAGTTTTCTTTCGGTAAAGATTAAGGGCCTTGATAATCTGTACAAAGAAAGTCGTGTGTGATTAAAAATCATCAGGAAACAAATAAAAAGCATATAGGAACATTCATCCCTTACCAAATTTCTATCATCAAGAGGTACCCCAGAGGCATTAGTTGACAAAGAGTCTTTCTTTGTTGAAGGAGACAAAGAGAACTTAAGTACATCTCCAAGGCTTATCACCTAAATTTCAACCAAAAATCCACTTATGTTTCATATGCTTTCAAACAACTTAAACAAAATTGAGTATACTTACATGAAAGAGAGATGCCAAATCATGATACCCATCTTCCCTTTTGCTAGTTATTCTCAAGAAAACATTAATCTGCATTCATCAAACATCATAGGACTGCTCAAATTAGCACAAATCAAGAAACCCATTTATTAGAAACAAAATCTGCAAACAACACAATGATAAACCTTGCAAGGTGAGAAAAGAGTGAGCCTTGAGAGTGGCGCTTCTTTGTCCACTTTATCAGCCAACTTGTTTATCCTTTCATCAGCATCATAAACTATCTACAACCCCCAAACTAATAATTAAACAACCATACAACTTtatacacaaaaataaataaatgataaaaaaattaaGCCTTACAAGATAAAGactgaaaattttgaaaaaaggAATGTGAGATTACAGCACAAACCTCGACTTGTCTTTTTTCAGAAACCACAAATTTGAGAGATGAAGTCCTCGAAAATTTAGACTTCGAACCAAAAGAACACAACCCATTTGAGTATAAGGAAGAGAGATCCCTGTTCCTAAAGGGATTGGGAGAAAGATTGAAAACATTGTTGTGGCAGAGAATATGAGAGGAAGCCATTTAAGTTCTCGAGAGGTATAACAAATATGAACTAACTATCAAGCTGTGAAAATTATGAAATGGTGCATTTGAACATTTGGGATTCAGTGGAACAAAAACAGAATCAATCTCGGGGCCAGACTTTTGAATTCTCACTTGTCCTCTTTCTCATTCATGGTTGGTTGGTTGGAGGATGACTCTCAAGGAAACATCGCTGATTGTTATATTTTAAACGaaataaaacaacaacaacaacaattgtTCTTGAtatctttatttaatttttttaagcaaAATTTCCGTCCAGTCGTAAAATTTTAAAATGTAgattttttttaaggaatttatAAAATTAGATTAATATAAATTAGTAATCATCTagagatttatttatttatttatgttttggaattattattattattattattattattattatcacccTAAAAAAAGGAGTAATGGAGTTTGAGACCTACTTTTTAGGGGAGTGTGTTACTATTAGGTTATGCAAATAACTAATTCATAATGGATTTTATCATACATTCTAATACATAATAGTTTTTCTTTTGGAAAGAGTACATAATAAATTTAAAGAAATATTCAAAAAgcgaaaaaaattaaaaacttaacCGTTAAGgtactaattagtttttattttgaaattttagtGTTGATTTGAAATATTATTTCTTTCAAAATTTTAACTAATCAAGATCAGTCTTTAATTTTGTTTCAATTTTGAAACCTACTGATTAGTAAAAATCAATTTTGTTTCAATTTTTAGAACctgaaatataatttattttactgAATTTAGTACTAATGATAAATTTATTTTAGCAAAATTTACACGTGGtgttgtttttcaaattttatttccAAAAATACCGATTTTAATACTTTTTCTGTTTTTGTGTACCCTTATTTGTGAAGTAATTGTACaaccttatttttttttaattttatcttttgacTACCATGTAATAAAATGAATTCTCTAGACATTATttttttcaactaattctctctCTTCTCCACGACTTTAAACAAATTTTATGGTCACACCGCCAGTCATTTGGGCTCAAGTATGATACTATTGCGATCTACTATTAGAAGTGGTCATTTTAATATGTGGGAAGCATAAATTTTTTCGCCGTCGTCGAAGAAGATAACTGAAATTAAAAGTAACATCttagtttattttatatttaGTTTACCATAAAGTTTCTTttctactttgttttatttaaaaagtaaTTATGTTGTTACTTTTTAATTTGGTTAAACAGAAATTcataataaaaaactaaataggaaattacattttatatgagatttttaatagaatgtgcaaaaatatggttttttttcaaaaaaaagttaatctatggctttttttaagaattttcacttttatgggtttattttcccatatttttgtataaaagttggtttatgccatagttttactcttaatcaaatttggaagggtatgtttgtaatttgattattatatttttaggttatttgttttttatattgtttttatattaaatttttctttggttgttttgcaaattttttttgtaatatgaattatttttaaaaatattatttatttattataaacatgttttttttaagattgtatgttttttttttcaaatcctgggtagggtaaccaattacttgattgatcttaaaaaaaatcatagagctaggttaaataacatgcaccaggaggggtaaccagttatcctgagatgagtaactttctgtcataagaggggtaaccagttaacTAAGAGGGGTGAcaagttactcatattaaatatgaaaagaaacatcaaatttgaaggaaaaaatggaagaacacttcattaaaaaatgaataagaagtaactatgattttagtaacataagtaactagttaccataaagaaaccataaatatacacacaccagaacgtgaaagtaaccagttaccctcagaaataCACATACAAAGAATGTGAAGCTAACCAgttactcattcacgttttcatatttttattagttttttttccaaattttggtattcctataagtgttacagtaaaaagaaaatgctgaaaaaatttatttgaattttttttacatataatggaaaaaactataaaaaaattacaataataaaagataatacataaataaaatagtagaataattatgtaatgttaaaatatatgtgtgaaaaaaaagaaatagaatgagaaaagaataagtacaaaaatgaaaaaaatatatgaaaaaaaaacaaaagaaatgatgaatgaaaaaaaatagatgaataaataagaatgaaaagaagaagaagaaaaataatgtaaaaatgaaaagaaaaaaaatatgaataaaaaaattggtagaaaaaaaagaaaaaaaaaagctcatatgtgtgaaaaagaaaaaaaaattaggagaaaataataaatacaaaaataaagaaaaaatagaatgaaaaaaaactgaaaaaatatgaagaaaaaacaatacaaatgaaagaaaaaaatagataaataaataaaaatgaaaaatgaagaagaagaagaatgaaaaatggaaagaaaaaatgatgaaggaaaaaattggtagaaaaaaaaagaaaaaggaaaaaatggaggaaaaagcaagtaaggaaaaaaaagaaaaaataattaaaaaatgatggaaaaaaaataataaaaataaaattaccttcaaaatcaaagaaaacgtaactataataaaaaaatgtgacatttctatattttagttagctactaattgtgttttccatactttaactttttctttaataaatttctcatacaaattaagaaaagtataactcccatatttttgtacattgatgatataaaagccatattttttaaaaattcccaaaactaaaatgtgtattttgtaTTATAATACGAAAGTAATTTctaagtatttttttttgtttgattaataaaagaaacattgtTATTTACATATAAATTTCATTAGTGATTAAAAAGTGAAtcaaaacttttcattaaaaaaaatattatatagtaTACAACAAATAACTTTTAATGATAAGttatatagtaatttgttatacTTTATTATAACTCATTAGTTCCTAAAACAAGTTTGAAAGTAacgtaaaaatattttaaataataagacaCTATAATATAACCTTAAAAAAAACTAATCagtattttaagataaaaaaaattcaacaaatatattttggagataaccaaaatatatatgaaataatatgctctaaaataaacttttttgtgaaaaaacaactaattggtaacttatcaccattataagtaaccaaaatgttacttttgaaaacccaaaaaaatggAAAAGAGATTTCGAGAATGTTTTCAATTCAGGTATATTATTTTTGAAATCCGATATTTTTTTATGATGTGGcaaggtatttttgtaaataaaattttgtaagtGATTTTTGTAAGGGAAATTTGAGATTTTATGCATAATGAGAAGGCCTAAATCTAAAGCACTCTCATTCTTGTCATCATGTAAAATTGATTCTAAACTTTGCCCAATTACTGAAAATACCCCTACCAAATTTTCTAACTCTCTTCTCACCTCACGAAgctctattctctctctctctccatctcagACACTTCTATAGCACAATCACACCACACCCACCTCTATTTCTTTCAGATTTGAAGACCATACATCGACCCACGAATACCATGGAAGCTCTCTTGCCATAGTTTTgctctttgttttttttctttctaatttcatTTGTCTTTAATGATTCAAAGCTTAAACTAAGTAAAATTTTTAGTTAAAACACTAATATATGCATTTGAACAAGTACgtgtttgattttgttttttgcaattattttacaattttttagatctgaaacgtaaaaatttgcagaaaactcAATATATCTCGATATACCTCGATGCCCAGCtcgatgggcccttaaaaatcatgtTTTTCGTGAAAAAAGTCATTTGCCTCAACAGGCCTTGATGAAACTCGATGCAATtcgtgcataacttttcactcggggtgtctgttttgggtgatttttttttaatttgagtatttttttgagatctacacatctatgttgtgtacacacacatttgagAAGTTCAAAGATTGAAAACACCCCAAAGTTAAAAACAATGCccctatattttcaaagttgAGTATGTTTTTGATCTttgaacttcccaaatgtgtgtgtacacatcaTACAcatgtagatctaaaaaaaatacccaaattaaaaaaaatcaccaaaACGGACACCCGAATAAAAAGTTATGTACAttctatgaattgcatcgagTTCCATCGAGTTCTATCAAAGCCTGTCGAGGcagatgactttttttttttatgaaaagcatgatttttaagggcccatcgaGCTAGGCATCAAGGTATATCgagttttctgcaaatttttacgtttcagatctaaaaaattgtaaaataattgcagaaaaaaaacaacaaaatcaaACACAAACTTATTCGAAATGCATATACTAGTGTTTTAACTAAACTTTTTACATAGTTTAAGCTTTGAATCATTAAAGACAAATggaattagaaagaaaaaaaacaaagagcAAAAAGATGGCAAGAGAGCTTCCATGGTGTTCGTGGGTCGATGTGTGGTCTTCAAATCTGAAAGAAATAGAGGTGGGTGTGGTGTGATTATGCTATGAAAGTGTCTGagattgagagaaaaagagagagacagagagaatAGAGCTTTGTGAGGTGAGAAGAGAGTTAGAAAATTTGGTAGGGGTATTTTCCGTAATTGGGCAAAGGTTAGCATCAATTTTACATGATGTCAAGATTGAGAGTGCTTTAGATTTAGATCACCTCATTATGCATAAAATCTCaaattttccttttgtaattattttatgctATATGTATATAAGCATAAAGATCCATTTATTTTACCCTAATGTCTcctaattttaatttttgatttAGTTATGTAGAGCTACATGTTTTGTTTGCTAGGAAGAAAAGtaatatattattatgtgattatatatttttttaatacgagattagtTACTATTTTATTAGATTAATTTGTTTTTCATTTTCCCCCTTTAAATCATAATATGTACATATATTAAAGTGTTAGCATGAAGATAAGTCAAGATTCAGAAGTTTGAAgttgataaaaattaaaataagagtttatttgcaaaaatatatttatatatatatatattagatgtcaatttttttttatatgttattgCAAAATTATGTTAAATTAAATGAATATCATTCTAaagaagaaaatatttaaaaacagTGTTAATACATTGATTAAAACTCATATGTTTATGTActcacaaataaattaaaataaagtataatatatatatataaaagtaaacAACAGCCTACCTAACTGGCTCAACTTATTAGTTGCCTATCCCTTAGGGAGATATTAGACTTAAGCCGATTTATTTTTCCACATAACATTAATGATTTTTTTGGCAACCTAACTAGTTAGGTAATCAAGGGTACTATTTTCTTTGGAA contains the following coding sequences:
- the LOC133788805 gene encoding 4-diphosphocytidyl-2-C-methyl-D-erythritol kinase, chloroplastic isoform X1, with protein sequence MASSHILCHNNVFNLSPNPFRNRDLSSLYSNGLCSFGSKSKFSRTSSLKFVVSEKRQVEIVYDADERINKLADKVDKEAPLSRLTLFSPCKINVFLRITSKREDGYHDLASLFHVISLGDVLKFSLSPSTKKDSLSTNASGVPLDDRNLIIKALNLYRKKTGTNKYFWIHLDKKVPTGAGLGGGSSNAATALWAANQFNGCLVTEKELQKWSSEIGSDIPFFFSQGAAYCTGRGEVVQDILPPVPLNIPMVLIKPPEACSTAEVYKCLKLDKTSKSDPLQLLNKISSDGISQDVCINDLEPPAFEVLPSLKRLKQRIIAASRGQYDAVFMSGSGSTIVGVGSPDPPQFIYDDEDYKDVFLSEANFLTREANEWYKEPASASACSPLDDFSRDFLSGE
- the LOC133788805 gene encoding 4-diphosphocytidyl-2-C-methyl-D-erythritol kinase, chloroplastic/chromoplastic isoform X2 translates to MASSHILCHNNVFNLSPNPFRNRDLSSLYSNGLCSFGSKSKFSRTSSLKFVVSEKRQVEIVYDADERINKLADKVDKEAPLSRLTLFSPCKINVFLRITSKREDGYHDLASLFHVISLGDVLKFSLSPSTKKDSLSTNASGVPLDDRNLIIKALNLYRKKTGTNKYFWIHLDKKVPTGAGLGGGSSNAATALWAANQFNGCLVTEKELQKWSSEIGSDIPFFFSQGAAYCTGRGEVVQDILPPVPLNIPMVLIKPPEACSTAEVYKCLKLDKTSKSDPLQLLNKISSDGISQDVCINDLEPPAFEVLPSLKRLKQRIIAASRGQYDAVFMSGRYNYWISCSGGFTLLWKHHCWGWFPRSTTVYI